The following are encoded together in the bacterium genome:
- a CDS encoding lysophospholipid acyltransferase family protein, translating to MALAAGRPPATSAPQRRRPAGGRRSRRLRQPPRWRQWLEYGVVRVVVGVLGVLPMWVGLRVGEAVAFVAWALDVPHRRIGAINLAIAFPEKTPAERRRILRASFLNLGRMAAELAHLPRLSDARLRDVVRFADEAWWSEAIGWERPTGVMILSGHFGNWELLVFAHGRRGHPVTMVHRAIANPLVDRWFNALRARAGTRLVRKSRAAGEVLKALRDKQLLVLPFDQNSTRGLGVFVDFFGLPASTNSGIARIALRADAPVVPVFIVRDGHRARHTVHVLPIMDVVRTGDMVADVRHNTERFSRVFEEMVRRHPEQWLWMHKRWKTRPTGEPKIY from the coding sequence ATGGCGTTGGCAGCGGGACGGCCGCCCGCGACGTCCGCGCCGCAGCGCCGTCGGCCGGCGGGCGGTCGGCGGTCGCGACGCCTGCGCCAGCCGCCGCGCTGGCGCCAGTGGCTCGAGTACGGCGTCGTGCGCGTCGTCGTCGGCGTCCTCGGCGTGCTGCCGATGTGGGTCGGGCTGCGCGTCGGCGAGGCCGTCGCCTTCGTGGCGTGGGCGCTCGACGTTCCGCATCGCCGCATCGGCGCGATCAATCTCGCGATCGCGTTCCCCGAGAAGACGCCGGCCGAGCGGCGCCGCATCCTGCGCGCGTCGTTCCTGAACCTCGGGCGCATGGCCGCGGAGCTCGCACATCTGCCGCGCCTGTCGGACGCGCGCCTCCGCGACGTGGTGCGCTTCGCCGACGAAGCCTGGTGGTCCGAAGCGATCGGCTGGGAGCGCCCGACCGGCGTGATGATCCTGAGCGGGCACTTCGGCAACTGGGAGCTCCTGGTGTTCGCGCATGGGCGGCGCGGGCATCCGGTGACCATGGTCCATCGCGCCATCGCGAACCCGCTCGTCGACCGCTGGTTCAACGCGCTGCGGGCGCGCGCCGGGACGCGCCTCGTGCGCAAGAGCCGCGCCGCGGGCGAGGTCCTGAAGGCGCTGCGCGACAAGCAGCTGCTGGTGCTGCCGTTCGACCAGAACTCCACCCGCGGTCTCGGCGTCTTCGTCGATTTCTTCGGGCTGCCCGCCAGCACCAACTCGGGCATCGCCCGCATCGCGCTGCGCGCCGACGCCCCCGTCGTGCCGGTCTTCATCGTGCGCGACGGGCATCGTGCTCGACATACGGTCCACGTCCTGCCGATCATGGACGTCGTGCGGACGGGGGACATGGTCGCCGACGTCCGACACAACACCGAGCGCTTCTCGCGCGTGTTCGAGGAGATGGTGCGCCGGCATCCGGAGCAGTGGCTCTGGATGCACAAGCGCTGGAAGACCCGCCCGACGGGCGAACCGAAGATCTATTGA
- a CDS encoding c-type cytochrome, which produces MTTPARRWMLLALVLAVVVAAQSAWLLWPWARELVSPSEETAAARGWRLAGQLGCFGCHGPDGIGGVANPGSKEGEVPAFTEQTQMMYVKTPQDLREYVLDGAPRRRLDDPDYVAQMQAAALHMPAYRGFVTDAQLEDLVVYLRATSGQLLPHGKDLKPQERGYELALELDCFGCHGPLGAGGVLNPGSFKGYIPGFWGEDFDELVADDAELRAWIADGRVPRIADHPVGGVFFERQRVKMPAYGRFLPAGDVAALAAYVRWVRDGSWRPELQ; this is translated from the coding sequence ATGACGACGCCCGCTCGCCGCTGGATGCTGCTCGCGCTGGTGCTCGCCGTGGTGGTGGCGGCGCAGTCGGCCTGGCTGCTCTGGCCGTGGGCGCGGGAGCTGGTGTCGCCGTCCGAGGAGACGGCGGCGGCGCGCGGCTGGCGGCTCGCAGGCCAGCTCGGTTGCTTCGGCTGCCACGGCCCCGACGGCATCGGCGGGGTCGCGAATCCCGGCAGCAAGGAGGGCGAGGTTCCGGCGTTCACCGAGCAGACGCAGATGATGTACGTGAAGACGCCGCAGGACCTGCGCGAGTACGTCCTCGACGGCGCGCCGCGCCGCCGGCTCGACGATCCCGACTACGTCGCGCAGATGCAGGCCGCGGCGTTGCACATGCCGGCGTACCGCGGCTTCGTCACCGACGCGCAGCTGGAGGACCTCGTCGTCTATCTGCGCGCGACCTCGGGCCAGCTGCTGCCGCACGGCAAGGACCTGAAGCCGCAGGAGCGCGGCTACGAGCTGGCCCTCGAGCTCGACTGCTTCGGCTGCCACGGCCCGCTCGGCGCCGGCGGCGTGCTGAACCCCGGCTCGTTCAAGGGCTATATCCCCGGCTTCTGGGGCGAGGACTTCGACGAGCTGGTCGCCGACGACGCCGAGCTGCGCGCGTGGATCGCCGACGGCCGCGTCCCGCGCATCGCCGACCATCCCGTCGGCGGGGTGTTCTTCGAGCGCCAGCGCGTGAAGATGCCGGCGTACGGGCGCTTCCTGCCCGCCGGCGACGTCGCGGCGCTCGCCGCCTACGTGCGCTGGGTCCGGGACGGCTCGTGGCGTCCCGAGCTCCAGTGA
- a CDS encoding cold-shock protein: MAQGKVKWFNGQKGYGFITTDEGEDVFVHYSAISGSGFRSLDQGQRVAFEVTQGPKGLQAANVSKID; this comes from the coding sequence GTGGCTCAGGGCAAGGTCAAGTGGTTCAACGGGCAGAAGGGTTACGGCTTCATCACGACGGACGAGGGTGAGGACGTCTTCGTCCACTACTCGGCCATCTCCGGCAGCGGCTTCCGCTCGTTGGATCAGGGGCAGCGGGTGGCCTTCGAGGTCACGCAGGGGCCGAAGGGGCTCCAGGCGGCGAACGTCAGCAAGATCGACTGA
- a CDS encoding response regulator transcription factor: MPKLRVLLVDDHTVVRQGLRKILESDDEIEIVGEAGDGRTAVDMVQRMRPHVVVMDVALPELNGIEATRQITKRVDGAKVLVLTMHSDDVYVRQSLKAGARGYLLKDSEDLDLIKAVKAVGQGGSFFSPSVSKVLLAGYLGDPTGKEVEDNLALLTDREREVLQLIAEGKTNKDVASLLNVSINTVETHRKHVMEKLDLHNTAELVRFAVRKKIVH; the protein is encoded by the coding sequence ATGCCGAAGCTTCGCGTCCTGCTGGTGGATGACCACACCGTCGTTCGTCAGGGCCTGCGCAAGATCCTCGAGTCCGACGACGAGATCGAGATCGTCGGCGAAGCCGGCGACGGCCGCACCGCCGTCGACATGGTGCAGCGCATGCGGCCGCACGTCGTGGTCATGGACGTCGCGCTGCCCGAGCTGAACGGCATCGAGGCGACGCGGCAGATCACGAAGCGCGTCGACGGCGCCAAGGTGCTGGTGCTGACGATGCACTCCGACGACGTCTACGTCCGCCAGAGCCTGAAGGCCGGCGCGCGCGGCTACCTCCTGAAGGACTCCGAGGACCTCGACCTGATCAAGGCCGTGAAGGCGGTCGGGCAGGGCGGCTCGTTCTTCAGTCCGTCGGTGTCGAAGGTGCTCCTCGCCGGCTACCTCGGCGACCCGACCGGCAAGGAGGTCGAGGACAACCTCGCGCTGCTGACGGATCGCGAGCGCGAGGTCCTGCAGCTGATCGCCGAGGGTAAGACGAACAAGGACGTCGCCAGCCTGCTGAACGTCTCCATCAACACCGTGGAGACGCACCGCAAGCACGTCATGGAGAAGCTCGATCTCCACAACACCGCCGAGCTGGTCCGCTTCGCGGTGCGCAAGAAGATCGTCCACTGA
- the alsS gene encoding acetolactate synthase AlsS — protein sequence MSVADTGARLLVRSLEAQGVTHVFAIPGAKVAPVVDALADTSIETVVCRHEQNAAFIAGGLGRLTGRAGVVLVTSGPGVSNLVTGLATASTEGDPVVALGGAVPVAERLKQTHQSLDAVALMRPVTKYAAEIDAPGAVSEALASAFRAAESGRPGAAFLGLPKDVMEAPAVGSVLTPARVPAPGAADPAAIAEAARLLDAAERPVLLLGMLAGRPAAAAALGTLLARARLAVAGTYQAAGAVPPERVDCFGGRVGLFHNQPADRLLDDADLVLAVGFDPVEYDPALWNCDRRRTLVHLDAVPADPDCAYRPDVELFGDVAATLAALAARVRARPQPAQAALLAEIRAGFAALAAEATRHGGTPVHPLRIVHALQELLDDGATLCSDMGSFHIWMARHLVAHRPRQILIGNGQQTLGVGLPWGIAACLADPGAAVISVSGDGGFLFSAVELETAVRLRCNLVHLVWIDGAYDMVRIQQVAAYGREAAVRFGPVDVVRLAESMGAAGMRIESADAVGAVLRAAMAQPGPVVVGVPVDYRDNPGLMAAMHEGIVH from the coding sequence GTGAGCGTGGCCGATACCGGCGCGCGGCTCCTCGTGCGCAGCCTCGAGGCGCAGGGTGTGACGCACGTCTTCGCGATTCCGGGCGCGAAGGTGGCCCCGGTCGTCGACGCCCTCGCCGACACGAGCATCGAGACCGTCGTCTGCCGCCACGAGCAGAACGCGGCCTTCATCGCCGGCGGCCTCGGGCGGCTCACCGGCCGCGCGGGCGTCGTGCTGGTGACCTCGGGCCCGGGCGTGTCGAACCTCGTCACCGGGCTCGCGACCGCGAGCACCGAGGGCGATCCGGTGGTCGCCCTCGGCGGCGCGGTGCCGGTCGCCGAGCGCTTGAAGCAGACCCACCAGAGCCTCGACGCCGTCGCCCTGATGCGGCCGGTGACGAAGTACGCCGCCGAGATCGACGCACCCGGTGCGGTGTCCGAGGCGCTGGCGTCGGCGTTCCGCGCCGCGGAGTCGGGGCGGCCGGGCGCGGCGTTCCTGGGGCTGCCGAAGGACGTGATGGAGGCGCCGGCCGTCGGCTCGGTGCTCACCCCGGCCCGGGTACCCGCGCCGGGCGCCGCCGACCCCGCGGCGATCGCCGAGGCGGCGCGTCTCCTCGACGCGGCCGAGCGGCCCGTGCTGCTGCTCGGCATGCTCGCGGGCCGGCCGGCCGCGGCCGCCGCGCTCGGCACGCTGCTGGCGCGGGCGCGGCTCGCGGTCGCGGGCACCTACCAGGCCGCGGGCGCGGTGCCGCCCGAGCGCGTCGACTGCTTCGGCGGCCGCGTCGGCCTCTTCCACAACCAGCCCGCCGATCGCCTGCTCGACGACGCCGATCTCGTGCTCGCCGTCGGCTTCGATCCCGTCGAGTACGACCCGGCGCTGTGGAATTGCGACCGTCGCCGGACGCTCGTCCATCTCGACGCCGTGCCCGCCGATCCCGACTGCGCGTATCGACCCGACGTCGAGCTCTTCGGCGACGTCGCGGCGACGCTCGCCGCGCTCGCGGCCCGCGTGCGCGCGCGGCCGCAGCCGGCGCAGGCCGCCCTGCTCGCCGAGATCCGCGCGGGCTTCGCCGCGCTCGCCGCCGAAGCCACCAGGCACGGCGGCACGCCGGTCCATCCGCTGCGGATCGTGCATGCGCTGCAGGAGCTGCTCGACGACGGCGCCACGCTCTGCTCCGACATGGGCTCGTTCCACATCTGGATGGCGCGCCACCTGGTGGCCCACCGCCCGCGCCAGATCCTGATCGGCAACGGCCAGCAGACGCTCGGCGTCGGCCTCCCGTGGGGCATCGCCGCCTGCCTCGCGGATCCCGGCGCGGCGGTGATCTCGGTGTCGGGCGACGGCGGCTTTCTCTTCTCCGCGGTCGAGCTCGAGACGGCGGTGCGGCTGCGCTGCAACCTCGTGCACCTCGTCTGGATCGACGGCGCCTACGACATGGTGCGCATCCAGCAGGTGGCGGCGTACGGGCGCGAGGCTGCGGTGCGCTTCGGCCCGGTCGACGTCGTGCGGCTCGCCGAATCGATGGGCGCCGCCGGGATGCGCATCGAGTCCGCCGACGCCGTCGGTGCGGTGCTGCGTGCGGCGATGGCGCAGCCCGGACCCGTGGTGGTCGGCGTGCCGGTGGACTACCGCGACAACCCCGGCCTCATGGCCGCCATGCACGAGGGGATCGTCCATTGA